From Pseudocalidococcus azoricus BACA0444, a single genomic window includes:
- a CDS encoding ABC transporter permease encodes MEIWESLKIAVATLSANRLRSGLTMLGIVIGNASVIAMVGVGQGAERYAAGQFESLGPNTLFVVPGSPQARNRTFDLPQTLVLADAKAIAQQVPSVKEVAPQIQSQQRITFDSRNLSGLVVGTTPNFLTVRSFEVDRGRFISDADLARQNRVVVLGSDMANKLFVRQDPIGESIRIKGITFEVIGVLKEKGAFLGNNQDETAFIPITTMANRVVGTRSPYGIPLTFISIAANDQQSIDAAKYQITNLLRLRHQIVNEDDFTIQTQKEALEIIGNISNALTLMLAAIAGISLLVGGIGIMNIMLVSVTERTQEIGLRKAIGATQEDILWQFMIEAIILSALGGLIGTGLGVGGVLFISAVTPLEAGVAPAAIALAVGVSGGIGLFFGVVPARRAAQLDPIVALRSA; translated from the coding sequence ATGGAAATTTGGGAAAGTCTCAAAATTGCAGTGGCCACCTTAAGTGCAAATCGGCTCCGAAGCGGTTTGACCATGCTAGGGATTGTGATTGGAAATGCCTCGGTAATTGCTATGGTCGGGGTTGGTCAAGGGGCGGAACGCTATGCTGCGGGTCAGTTTGAATCTCTCGGCCCCAATACCTTGTTTGTTGTCCCTGGTTCCCCTCAAGCTCGTAATCGTACCTTTGACCTGCCTCAAACCTTGGTCTTAGCCGATGCTAAAGCTATTGCTCAACAAGTGCCTTCGGTGAAAGAGGTGGCTCCCCAAATTCAAAGTCAGCAGCGGATTACCTTTGATAGTCGGAACCTTTCTGGCCTGGTGGTGGGAACAACGCCGAATTTTTTAACGGTGCGCAGTTTTGAAGTGGATCGAGGGCGATTTATTTCCGATGCAGATCTGGCTCGGCAAAATCGGGTCGTGGTGCTTGGCTCGGACATGGCCAATAAACTCTTTGTCCGCCAAGACCCTATTGGGGAATCCATTCGGATTAAGGGCATCACCTTTGAAGTGATTGGTGTGTTAAAGGAAAAAGGTGCCTTCTTAGGTAATAACCAAGATGAAACCGCCTTTATTCCGATCACCACAATGGCCAACCGCGTCGTTGGAACCCGCTCACCCTATGGGATTCCCTTAACGTTTATTTCTATTGCGGCCAATGATCAACAAAGTATTGATGCCGCTAAGTATCAAATTACGAATCTCTTGCGCCTCCGCCACCAAATTGTTAATGAGGACGACTTTACCATCCAAACTCAAAAAGAAGCCCTGGAAATTATTGGGAATATCTCCAATGCTTTGACCCTGATGTTGGCGGCCATTGCGGGTATTTCCCTCTTGGTGGGTGGGATTGGAATTATGAATATTATGTTGGTTTCCGTTACCGAACGCACCCAGGAAATTGGTCTACGCAAAGCCATTGGCGCGACTCAAGAGGATATTCTCTGGCAGTTTATGATTGAAGCGATTATTCTATCGGCATTGGGGGGATTGATTGGCACAGGCCTGGGGGTTGGCGGTGTCCTGTTCATTAGTGCAGTTACCCCCCTAGAAGCAGGCGTGGCTCCGGCAGCTATTGCTCTGGCAGTGGGAGTGTCTGGGGGAATTGGCTTATTCTTTGGGGTTGTTCCTGCTCGTCGTGCCGCTCAGTTAGACCCAATTGTGGCCTTGCGAAGTGCTTAG
- a CDS encoding DUF751 family protein produces the protein MEGFWQNVFRYQRYFVTVLLGVVWNVVEPLIPLFKKPVTAVALVGLLVGSLAFVTLTMRAMLGLPVS, from the coding sequence ATGGAAGGATTCTGGCAAAACGTCTTTCGTTATCAGCGCTATTTTGTCACAGTCTTATTGGGTGTTGTCTGGAATGTGGTTGAACCCCTAATTCCCCTCTTCAAAAAACCGGTCACCGCCGTTGCCTTGGTGGGATTATTAGTCGGGAGTTTAGCCTTTGTCACCTTGACGATGCGAGCCATGCTGGGCCTACCGGTGAGCTAA
- a CDS encoding gluconeogenesis factor YvcK family protein — protein sequence MTSTQPRPFSRKPPRPRSTRQINRWSKWLQPGLVVKRWLLISAAGIILVSLGLAISIKLTPIFFTFQFIGKLVQAFAEVFPSYISGPIAILIGLFLIWWGQSRTLGSITEVLLPDGDRELVDRLLTHRRLGRGPKIVAIGGGTGLSTLLRGLKIYSANITAIVTMADDGGSSGRLRREIGVLPPGDIRNCLAALADEERLITELFQYRFESGAGLEGHSFGNLFITAMEKVTGDLEQAIAASSQVLAIRGQVLPASLTDMTLWAELADGRCVQGESNITEAGGRIIQIGCHPPHPPALPKAIQAIEDADYIILGPGSLFTSIAPNLLVPDITAALLNRHCPCVYVCNIMTQPGETDGYSVGDHIRVLDHVCGERVFDAVLMQKTPPSQITQSRYQLNHSQPVTINREELRELGCRLILADVMVENHAKKLVRHDSAKLAQVLMKWYERVGSLIGYD from the coding sequence ATGACCTCCACTCAGCCCCGTCCCTTCTCCCGCAAACCCCCCCGCCCCCGTTCCACCCGCCAGATTAATCGTTGGTCAAAATGGTTGCAACCCGGCCTGGTGGTCAAACGCTGGTTACTGATCAGTGCGGCCGGAATTATTTTAGTTAGCCTCGGCCTGGCGATTAGCATCAAACTCACGCCCATTTTCTTTACATTTCAATTCATTGGCAAGTTAGTCCAGGCCTTTGCTGAAGTCTTTCCTAGTTACATCAGTGGCCCGATTGCCATTTTGATCGGCCTGTTTTTAATTTGGTGGGGACAATCGCGCACCTTAGGCTCCATTACGGAAGTTCTTTTACCGGACGGGGATCGGGAACTGGTAGATCGCCTCTTGACCCATCGGCGTTTAGGACGGGGGCCCAAAATTGTTGCCATCGGGGGGGGGACTGGGCTTTCCACCTTATTGCGGGGCTTAAAAATTTATAGTGCCAACATTACGGCAATTGTGACCATGGCCGATGACGGTGGCTCCTCTGGGCGGTTGCGGCGGGAAATTGGCGTATTACCACCAGGGGATATTCGCAACTGTTTGGCGGCCCTTGCGGATGAAGAAAGATTAATTACAGAACTGTTTCAATATCGGTTCGAGTCTGGGGCAGGCCTGGAGGGGCATAGCTTTGGCAACCTGTTCATTACCGCCATGGAAAAGGTGACGGGTGATTTGGAGCAGGCCATTGCCGCCAGTTCCCAGGTGTTGGCCATTCGTGGACAAGTCTTACCCGCTAGTTTAACGGATATGACCCTCTGGGCTGAGTTAGCCGATGGGCGATGTGTGCAAGGTGAGTCGAATATCACTGAAGCCGGGGGCCGGATTATCCAAATTGGTTGCCATCCCCCCCATCCCCCCGCCCTCCCGAAAGCAATCCAGGCCATTGAAGACGCTGATTACATTATTTTGGGCCCAGGGAGTTTGTTCACCAGTATTGCCCCGAACCTGCTCGTCCCCGATATTACGGCCGCCCTCCTCAATCGCCACTGTCCTTGTGTTTATGTCTGCAATATAATGACCCAGCCTGGAGAAACCGATGGCTATAGCGTTGGGGATCATATCCGGGTCTTAGATCATGTGTGTGGGGAGCGGGTTTTTGATGCGGTCTTAATGCAAAAAACACCCCCTAGCCAAATTACCCAATCCCGTTATCAACTCAATCATTCCCAACCCGTCACCATTAATCGGGAGGAGTTAAGGGAACTGGGCTGCCGCCTAATTTTGGCCGATGTCATGGTGGAGAATCATGCCAAGAAGTTAGTCCGTCACGATTCGGCCAAGTTGGCTCAAGTGTTGATGAAGTGGTACGAGCGGGTGGGTAGTTTAATTGGCTATGACTAA
- the hemB gene encoding porphobilinogen synthase, whose product MFPTHRPRRLRQTPQLRRMVSENTLSTADLIYPLFAVPGEGVAQEVKSMPGVYQLSVDKIVAEAKEVYGLGIPAIILFGIPDVKDNEATGAWHDCGIVQKAATAVKAAIPDLIVIADTCLCEYTSHGHCGYLQTGDLTGRVLNDPTLELLQKTAVSQAQAGVDIIAPSGMMDGFVQAIRQGLDGAGFTEIPILSYAAKYASAYYGPFRDAAESTPQFGDRRTYQMDPANSREALKEIELDIAEGADMLMVKPALAYMDVIWQVKQASNLPVAAYNVSGEYSMVKAAALNGWIDERKVVLETLISFKRAGADLILTYHAKDAARWLQE is encoded by the coding sequence ATGTTTCCAACCCATCGCCCCCGTCGCCTCCGTCAAACACCCCAATTACGGCGGATGGTGAGTGAAAATACGTTATCCACAGCCGATTTAATTTATCCCTTGTTTGCGGTTCCCGGTGAAGGGGTGGCCCAGGAAGTTAAATCCATGCCAGGGGTCTATCAGCTTTCGGTGGATAAAATTGTGGCTGAAGCTAAAGAGGTTTATGGCCTGGGGATTCCGGCGATAATTTTATTTGGCATTCCCGACGTTAAAGACAATGAAGCCACCGGGGCCTGGCATGATTGCGGAATTGTCCAAAAAGCAGCAACGGCGGTTAAGGCCGCAATTCCAGATTTGATTGTCATTGCTGATACTTGTTTATGTGAATACACCAGTCACGGCCATTGCGGTTATCTCCAAACTGGGGATTTAACCGGCCGCGTTTTGAATGATCCCACCCTCGAGTTATTGCAGAAAACCGCTGTGTCCCAGGCCCAGGCCGGTGTGGATATTATTGCGCCCTCTGGGATGATGGATGGGTTTGTCCAGGCCATTCGCCAGGGATTAGATGGGGCCGGATTTACAGAGATTCCAATTTTATCCTACGCCGCTAAATATGCCTCTGCCTACTATGGCCCCTTCCGGGATGCCGCAGAATCCACCCCCCAATTTGGCGACCGGCGCACCTATCAAATGGATCCGGCTAATTCTCGGGAGGCCCTCAAAGAAATTGAATTGGATATTGCTGAGGGAGCCGATATGCTGATGGTGAAGCCTGCTTTGGCCTACATGGATGTCATCTGGCAAGTCAAACAAGCCTCAAACTTACCTGTGGCTGCATACAATGTTTCCGGGGAATATTCAATGGTGAAGGCCGCGGCCCTAAATGGTTGGATTGACGAACGCAAAGTAGTTTTAGAAACCTTGATTAGCTTTAAGCGGGCTGGAGCCGATTTAATTCTCACCTATCACGCTAAGGATGCGGCCCGTTGGTTACAAGAGTAA
- a CDS encoding glycosyltransferase family 4 protein: MMHFLFFTRIADIFSPLTLQTKSLGGTESCVYYLAKALAKLGHQVTVINNCRAEAGIYDGVEYRDYHPRRGLWETIDYARQHPIDYLIIVRDFAGPVFPIPAKRTLFWAHDDFSALGIYPEQANGWKKTAGKFVLRLLGLLFRRIDRVITISQWQAETFIHGMGLAPAKILVSPNGIDLDLFDVENWSKYPWRIIYSSRPERGLEVLVSQIFPKVKQACPEAELHIFSYVDLADYQHWQGNGIIFRGQASKAQLAQELMQASLWVLPQLPHEPSPQAMYSFNAETFCIGAAESQCAMTVPISSYRGALPETTIPGKTSILVDWEYPITEKFMDDFAQAIIDLLKNPDKRAKMAQAGRTYALERFDWNRIARNILANLQT; encoded by the coding sequence ATGATGCACTTTCTTTTCTTCACTCGGATTGCTGATATTTTCTCGCCCCTAACCTTACAGACCAAAAGCTTGGGTGGTACGGAAAGTTGCGTCTATTACTTAGCCAAAGCCCTGGCCAAATTGGGGCATCAAGTCACGGTGATTAATAACTGTCGTGCAGAGGCAGGAATTTATGATGGTGTAGAATATCGGGACTATCATCCTCGCCGGGGCCTGTGGGAAACCATTGACTACGCCCGTCAGCACCCCATTGATTATTTGATCATTGTCCGGGATTTTGCTGGCCCAGTTTTTCCCATCCCCGCCAAGCGGACTCTTTTTTGGGCCCATGACGACTTTTCAGCTTTAGGCATCTATCCTGAACAGGCCAATGGCTGGAAAAAAACGGCGGGGAAATTTGTCCTCCGGCTGTTGGGACTCTTATTTCGCCGGATTGATCGGGTAATCACGATTTCGCAATGGCAAGCTGAAACCTTTATTCACGGTATGGGACTCGCACCGGCAAAAATCCTAGTTTCTCCCAATGGGATTGATCTGGACTTGTTTGATGTCGAAAACTGGTCAAAATATCCCTGGCGGATCATCTATTCTTCCCGACCAGAACGGGGCCTGGAGGTACTGGTGAGCCAAATTTTTCCCAAGGTTAAACAGGCCTGCCCCGAAGCTGAACTGCATATTTTTAGCTATGTAGATTTAGCCGATTACCAACATTGGCAAGGAAACGGGATTATTTTCCGGGGCCAGGCCAGTAAAGCCCAACTCGCCCAAGAACTGATGCAAGCTAGCCTCTGGGTTTTACCCCAACTTCCCCATGAACCCTCGCCCCAGGCCATGTATTCCTTTAATGCCGAAACCTTTTGTATCGGAGCCGCTGAGAGCCAATGTGCCATGACCGTACCAATTTCTTCCTATCGTGGGGCTTTACCCGAAACAACCATCCCCGGAAAAACGAGTATTTTGGTGGACTGGGAGTATCCAATAACAGAGAAATTTATGGACGACTTTGCCCAGGCCATAATTGATCTTCTTAAAAATCCAGACAAACGCGCCAAAATGGCCCAGGCCGGGCGGACTTATGCCTTGGAACGCTTCGACTGGAACCGGATTGCCAGAAACATTTTAGCAAACCTCCAAACTTAA
- a CDS encoding ABC transporter ATP-binding protein translates to MLTSDLQAPSDPSSLSTRQPILRLARVTKRYQPQSRPAVESISLELQSGQILSLLGPSGCGKTTLLRLIAGFETIDQGEIYLNQHRIATAKGGLPPEQRSLGMVFQDFALFPHLTVFENIAFGLQQQRLKAGMIRAKVASSLALVGLEGMAQRYPHQLSGGQQQRVALARALAPEPTLILLDEPLSNLDALVRVQLREELRQILKAAGTTAIFVTHDQEEALGISDLVAVMQQGKLEQWGTPEDIYLQPASRFVAGFVTQANFLPAQAEGSTCQTEVGQFTTPEESGHGPGEFMLREEELILEPVAQSDIVIRTRQFLGREYRYCLQTASGRELHARSVTPHPLPVGTHVIVKTQPQTGRFFPSSSV, encoded by the coding sequence ATGCTGACATCTGATCTCCAGGCCCCGTCTGATCCCAGTTCCCTAAGCACTAGGCAACCAATTTTGCGCCTTGCGAGAGTGACCAAAAGATATCAACCCCAGTCCCGCCCCGCAGTTGAAAGCATCTCCCTCGAATTACAATCAGGTCAGATTTTAAGTTTACTCGGACCTTCTGGCTGCGGAAAAACAACCCTACTGCGACTGATTGCGGGGTTTGAGACCATTGACCAGGGGGAAATTTACCTGAATCAGCACCGGATTGCCACCGCCAAAGGGGGTCTCCCACCCGAACAGCGCTCCTTAGGGATGGTTTTTCAGGATTTTGCCCTCTTTCCCCATTTAACCGTTTTTGAAAATATTGCTTTTGGCTTGCAACAACAGCGTTTAAAAGCGGGAATGATCCGCGCTAAGGTAGCATCTAGTCTGGCCTTGGTGGGCCTGGAGGGTATGGCCCAGCGGTATCCCCATCAACTCTCTGGTGGGCAGCAGCAACGGGTCGCGTTGGCCAGAGCTTTGGCCCCTGAGCCGACTTTAATTTTGTTAGATGAACCCCTCAGCAATCTGGATGCCCTTGTCCGTGTCCAACTCCGGGAAGAACTCCGGCAGATTCTCAAGGCGGCGGGAACGACGGCTATTTTTGTCACCCATGATCAAGAAGAAGCTCTCGGAATTTCTGATCTGGTGGCAGTCATGCAGCAGGGGAAGTTAGAGCAATGGGGGACACCTGAAGACATCTACCTCCAGCCAGCCTCCCGCTTTGTGGCCGGATTTGTTACCCAGGCCAACTTCCTCCCAGCCCAGGCCGAAGGGTCTACTTGCCAGACTGAAGTTGGACAATTTACCACCCCAGAAGAGTCGGGTCATGGGCCTGGGGAGTTCATGCTACGGGAGGAGGAACTGATTCTGGAACCTGTGGCCCAATCCGATATTGTGATTCGGACTCGCCAGTTTTTAGGCCGGGAGTATCGGTATTGCCTCCAGACGGCCTCTGGTCGTGAACTTCATGCTCGCTCCGTCACGCCCCACCCCCTCCCTGTGGGTACCCATGTGATTGTCAAAACCCAACCCCAGACCGGACGATTTTTTCCTAGCTCCTCCGTGTAA
- a CDS encoding HMA2 domain-containing protein: MDPIQLGLIASILSGVCTAAWTVLTWRQQQDKEEEAKRDRNAALYVNPFILAAEELQDALYNYLSGNYHKLPGEETRQGYAGFSAAALEIVYTIVIYFGWSFTIYRYGPYTSDEKLIELTRQVSEMFSDITHASEAEEDAFYFSYPEQKALGLTFVKPTAIAYAHAANTAHLNTHLPPVESQFPSFESISLYDFEEQIKNQRNERSALYLNIRDALHAIDKAQPTADFTGRQRLVRVQNYLVDLVNYLEEKEGFSVSVSKRRRARHHLTFAQLFGYIDLQVAHHIPGRLRLKFPVLKNNMIYGVHFESFFFSLEGVKNVRVNLQACSIVIEYDIEKYSMGELETTLGNYIHNLS, translated from the coding sequence ATGGATCCGATACAACTTGGTTTAATTGCTTCGATCCTTTCAGGGGTCTGTACCGCGGCCTGGACTGTGCTCACCTGGCGACAGCAGCAGGATAAGGAAGAAGAAGCGAAACGAGATCGCAATGCTGCCCTCTATGTCAATCCCTTTATTCTCGCCGCCGAAGAACTTCAAGATGCTCTCTATAACTACCTCAGCGGCAATTACCATAAACTCCCCGGCGAAGAAACCCGTCAAGGCTATGCTGGGTTTTCGGCAGCGGCCCTAGAAATTGTCTATACCATCGTGATTTATTTTGGTTGGTCGTTCACGATCTATCGCTATGGCCCCTATACCAGTGACGAAAAACTGATTGAACTCACCCGCCAAGTCTCAGAGATGTTTTCCGACATTACCCACGCTAGCGAAGCCGAAGAAGATGCCTTTTACTTCTCATACCCCGAACAAAAAGCCCTCGGTCTGACCTTTGTGAAGCCCACTGCAATTGCCTATGCCCATGCTGCTAACACTGCCCATCTGAATACCCACTTACCTCCAGTCGAGTCCCAGTTTCCCAGTTTTGAGTCCATTTCTCTTTATGATTTTGAGGAACAAATTAAGAATCAACGGAATGAACGCTCGGCCCTCTATCTGAATATTCGCGATGCCCTCCATGCCATAGATAAAGCTCAACCCACCGCAGACTTTACGGGGCGGCAACGTTTGGTACGGGTGCAGAACTATTTAGTTGACTTAGTCAATTATCTGGAAGAAAAAGAGGGCTTTTCGGTATCTGTTTCTAAGCGGCGGCGGGCCAGACATCATCTGACTTTTGCCCAACTCTTTGGCTATATTGATTTGCAAGTGGCCCATCATATTCCGGGACGGCTGCGGCTTAAATTTCCAGTTTTGAAAAATAACATGATCTATGGGGTTCACTTTGAGTCGTTCTTCTTTTCTTTGGAAGGTGTTAAAAATGTGCGGGTCAATCTCCAGGCCTGTAGCATTGTGATTGAGTATGACATTGAGAAATATTCCATGGGTGAACTGGAAACAACCTTGGGCAACTATATCCACAACCTCAGTTGA
- a CDS encoding 3'-5' exonuclease codes for MLHSQDILALYRHLGTSDLTVVDVETTGSKPDHNWVIEISVLQGCPRAGITKHRTQLIKPPIPIPQDIQRFTGITPEMVIDAPDPTQVWPEFFPLLDTGIFTAHNLEFDYGFIQSEYKKLNIPFSRPLDAQFCTVKLSRILLAHLKSRRLPDLVRHFDFPVDTSHRAEADTLACWYLTLELVNRLEQTPDGPILEKLGQEWLTLEDATQLLGTDVTTALRELMHPRIVNKCTRRGEILFQRHSVERIC; via the coding sequence ATGCTCCACTCCCAAGACATTCTGGCCTTATATCGGCACCTGGGAACCAGTGATTTAACCGTTGTAGATGTGGAAACAACGGGGAGTAAACCCGACCATAATTGGGTGATTGAAATTTCTGTTCTTCAGGGATGCCCCCGGGCCGGGATTACCAAACACAGAACACAACTGATCAAACCACCGATCCCAATTCCTCAAGATATTCAACGCTTTACCGGAATTACGCCCGAGATGGTGATTGATGCGCCTGATCCAACTCAAGTTTGGCCGGAATTTTTCCCCCTCCTCGACACCGGTATTTTTACGGCTCACAATCTGGAATTTGATTACGGTTTCATCCAGTCAGAGTATAAAAAACTAAATATCCCCTTCAGCCGCCCCTTAGATGCCCAATTTTGTACCGTTAAGCTCTCCCGAATTTTACTCGCCCATTTGAAATCCCGCCGTTTACCGGATCTCGTCCGCCATTTTGATTTTCCTGTAGATACCTCTCATCGCGCCGAAGCAGATACCCTGGCCTGTTGGTACTTAACCCTAGAGTTAGTTAACCGCTTAGAACAAACCCCCGATGGGCCAATCCTAGAAAAACTGGGGCAAGAATGGCTCACCCTTGAAGATGCCACTCAACTGTTAGGAACTGATGTCACAACTGCCTTAAGAGAACTCATGCATCCCCGTATCGTTAACAAATGCACCCGCCGCGGCGAAATTCTCTTTCAGCGCCATAGTGTTGAACGTATTTGTTAG
- a CDS encoding DUF3593 domain-containing protein has translation MDVNTLFALSLFPFLGFLYFLTKTPTMPRLALMGFYGTLVFVAVTIPAGLYALRVYHTSLANVDWLHGAAEAFLTVANIFVVLGFRQALRAVPTPADQPKP, from the coding sequence ATGGATGTTAATACCCTATTTGCCCTGTCATTGTTTCCCTTTCTTGGCTTTCTCTATTTTTTAACCAAAACCCCCACCATGCCCCGGCTCGCGTTAATGGGATTTTATGGCACTTTAGTCTTTGTTGCCGTCACAATTCCAGCCGGACTCTATGCCTTACGGGTTTATCATACCTCCTTAGCGAATGTGGATTGGTTGCATGGGGCTGCAGAAGCCTTTTTGACCGTAGCCAATATTTTCGTTGTCCTCGGATTTCGCCAGGCCCTGCGCGCGGTTCCGACTCCCGCTGATCAACCGAAGCCTTAA
- a CDS encoding ABC transporter permease, protein MGWVRLVKQFLTQETTLYIIQRLAQALLTLFLASALSFAIIQLAPGTYLDTLKANPRISPERLAELEQQFGLNRSAVEQYFRWLWQIISQGNFGTSFVYQRSVASLLWDRVPATLLLAFSSILVTWGIGIPLGIVAAVNQNQWADRVLQVVSYLAQGFPSFVAALLLLFLAQSTPLFPVGNMTSIDYADFTGLGKVLDIGWHLILPTLALSITSFAGLQRLMRGNLLDVLRQNYIQTARAKGLPEHRVIYVHALRNAINPLITLLGFEFAGLLSGAFIAEYFFNWPGLGRLILQAVQVQDLYLVMASLMMGAVMLIVGNLLADLLLKFVDPRIQLGQGSN, encoded by the coding sequence ATGGGATGGGTTAGGCTCGTTAAACAATTTTTGACGCAGGAAACCACGCTTTATATTATCCAACGCTTGGCCCAGGCCCTGCTGACCTTATTTTTAGCCTCTGCTCTCAGTTTTGCCATTATTCAGTTAGCCCCTGGTACTTATCTGGATACTCTCAAGGCGAATCCCCGCATTTCCCCGGAACGGTTAGCAGAGTTGGAGCAACAGTTTGGCCTCAATCGCTCGGCTGTGGAACAATATTTTCGCTGGCTCTGGCAGATTATTTCCCAAGGGAATTTTGGCACAAGTTTTGTCTATCAACGGTCGGTTGCGTCTTTGTTATGGGATCGGGTTCCGGCCACCTTGCTCTTGGCGTTTAGTTCCATTCTGGTGACGTGGGGGATTGGGATTCCCTTGGGGATTGTGGCGGCGGTGAATCAAAATCAGTGGGCAGACCGGGTCTTGCAGGTGGTAAGTTATCTGGCCCAAGGGTTTCCCAGTTTTGTTGCCGCGTTATTGTTATTATTCTTAGCTCAGAGTACGCCCTTGTTTCCTGTCGGGAATATGACCAGTATTGATTATGCGGACTTCACGGGCCTTGGCAAGGTGCTAGATATTGGCTGGCATTTGATTTTACCGACTTTAGCGTTGAGTATTACCAGTTTTGCCGGGTTACAACGGTTAATGCGGGGCAATTTACTGGATGTCTTGCGACAAAACTATATTCAAACGGCCCGTGCTAAAGGCTTACCCGAACATCGAGTCATTTATGTTCATGCCCTCCGCAATGCAATCAATCCTTTAATTACCTTGTTAGGGTTTGAATTTGCCGGATTATTGAGTGGGGCTTTTATTGCCGAATACTTTTTTAACTGGCCAGGCCTGGGGCGGTTGATTTTACAGGCGGTTCAGGTGCAAGATTTATATCTCGTCATGGCTAGCTTAATGATGGGAGCAGTGATGTTAATTGTCGGAAATTTATTGGCAGATTTATTACTGAAGTTTGTCGATCCCCGGATTCAACTTGGTCAAGGTTCCAACTAA
- a CDS encoding FkbM family methyltransferase, with product MPEATFNPTETYFSYLEQYQVKLDSDTEAKIKAIIDSTNWDEPITGLDFNNCAVMALIEAENSEESELRETYIGLAVEYLETGSENHPLCLAHALMIELLLQKTNWETLYQTYLGFLQNAYTKTELPGLVYCPLFFARHSREIPNLYAWSNQNENGYLQGILVLFTALQNHIVFYNQLGVLLSQLRQLVSDFSGLLFRLGVSLALKAQTESIAYLHATQTNSSKNPQIIQSLYLAYRDLGNQQQAEYWCKFAQELSKNSQDLNLAWVRIDSSAEFTYLKFDQDICLAVEPSLRSIVTSVLLVEGDWFENELDWWRDYLRPGMTVIDVGANAGVYTFSAAKRVGSIGKVIAIEPFSPCIKLLEQTKAINQFDQVEIFEAAASNHPGQAYLSIRASSELNELITVKPGQEIPANAVTINCLTLDSLLDTDQLSSVDILKIDAEGHELQVLQGAEQIITQFKPIILYENISGTKLASADVSVFLIEHNYELFTYNPLLKTLIPIEDQPMYQSLNIIAQVKIK from the coding sequence ATGCCTGAAGCAACATTCAACCCGACTGAAACCTATTTTTCCTACCTTGAACAGTATCAGGTCAAACTTGATTCAGACACCGAAGCAAAAATTAAAGCAATCATCGATTCTACAAATTGGGATGAGCCGATCACTGGCCTGGATTTTAATAACTGTGCTGTGATGGCCTTGATTGAAGCTGAAAATTCTGAGGAGAGCGAACTTAGAGAAACTTATATTGGCCTGGCAGTAGAGTATTTAGAAACTGGCTCAGAAAATCATCCACTTTGCTTAGCCCACGCCTTAATGATTGAGTTGCTCTTGCAGAAAACCAATTGGGAGACACTTTATCAAACCTACTTAGGCTTCCTCCAAAATGCTTATACCAAAACTGAATTACCCGGCCTGGTGTATTGCCCTTTATTTTTTGCACGTCATTCTCGGGAAATTCCAAATTTATATGCATGGAGCAACCAAAATGAAAATGGCTATTTACAGGGGATTTTAGTTTTATTTACCGCTTTGCAGAATCATATCGTTTTCTATAACCAGCTTGGTGTTCTACTATCCCAACTGAGGCAATTAGTTTCTGATTTTTCGGGTTTACTTTTCCGTTTAGGCGTTTCTTTGGCATTAAAGGCTCAAACTGAATCTATTGCCTATCTTCATGCAACCCAAACTAATAGTTCCAAAAATCCCCAAATTATTCAGTCACTTTATCTAGCTTATCGAGATTTAGGCAATCAACAACAGGCAGAGTATTGGTGTAAATTTGCTCAAGAACTTAGTAAGAATAGTCAGGATTTAAACTTGGCCTGGGTAAGAATTGATTCCTCAGCAGAGTTTACTTATCTTAAATTTGATCAGGATATTTGCTTGGCAGTTGAACCCAGTTTAAGAAGTATTGTTACCAGTGTTTTATTAGTGGAAGGGGACTGGTTTGAGAATGAATTAGATTGGTGGCGAGACTATCTCAGGCCTGGGATGACGGTGATTGATGTTGGAGCTAATGCTGGAGTTTACACCTTTAGTGCAGCAAAACGGGTTGGTTCTATTGGTAAAGTAATCGCGATTGAGCCTTTTAGTCCTTGTATTAAACTTTTAGAACAAACCAAAGCAATTAACCAGTTTGATCAGGTTGAAATTTTTGAAGCAGCCGCAAGTAATCATCCAGGCCAGGCCTATTTGTCCATCAGAGCTTCTAGTGAACTAAACGAACTAATTACTGTAAAACCAGGCCAAGAGATTCCAGCTAATGCAGTCACGATTAATTGTTTAACTCTTGATAGCTTATTAGATACAGATCAACTCAGTTCGGTGGATATTCTCAAAATTGATGCCGAGGGCCATGAATTGCAAGTTTTACAAGGTGCAGAGCAAATCATCACTCAATTTAAGCCCATAATTTTATATGAGAACATTTCTGGAACTAAATTAGCCAGTGCAGATGTGAGTGTTTTTTTGATTGAGCATAACTATGAATTATTTACCTACAATCCCTTGCTAAAAACCTTAATTCCAATTGAAGATCAGCCTATGTACCAATCCTTAAATATCATTGCCCAGGTCAAAATTAAGTAG